tcctagtaaggaaatattcttggaatcggacgaaattaacgcccagcatcttaggatcactcgaagcttccagaacacccgagagaggccagaggggggccacaggcccaccagatgataggctggcgtggcccaggccttggccgcgccgccctactgtgacaccgcctcgtcgaccctccgactccgcctcttcgcctatttaaaggtccctgacctaaaacctcgacacggaaaagccacggtacgagaaaccttccagagccgctgccatcgcgaagccaagatctgggggacatgagtctctgttccggcacgccgccgggacggggaagtgcccccggaaggcttctccatcgacaccaccgccatcttcatcaacgctgctgtctcccatgaggagggagtagttctccatcgaggctcggggctgtaccggtagctatgtggttcatctctctcctatgtacttcaatacaataatctcatgagctgccttacatgattgagattcatatgatgatgcttgtaatctagatgtcattgtgctagtcaagtgggttttacttatgtgatctccggagactccttgtcccacgtgtgtaaaggtgacagtgtgtgcaccgtgtgggtctcttaggctatatttcacagaatacttattcactgttatgaatggcatagtgaagtgcttatttatatccctttatgattgcaatgtgttttgtatcacaatttatctgtgtgctactctagtgatgttattaaagtagtttattcctcctgcacggtgtaatggtgacagtgtgtgcatcgtgtagtacttggcgtaggctatgattgtgatctcttgtagattatgaagttaactattgctatgatagtattgatgtgatctattcctcctttcgtagtgtgaaggtgacagtgtgcatgctatgttagtacttggtttggttatgttgatctgtcatgcactctaaggttatttaaatatgaacattgaatattgtggagcttgttaactccggcattgagggttcgtgtaatcctacacagttagtggtgttcatcatccaacaagagggtgtagagtctagcatctatctatttattctgttatgtgatcaatgttgagagtgtccactagtgaaagtatgatccctaggccttgttcctaaatactgctatcgctgcttgtttactgtattactgcatctttacttcatgtaatattactaccatcaatcgcacgccttgacaagcacttttctggcgccgttactactgctcatattcattcataccacttgtatttcactatctcttcgccgaactagtgcacctattaggtgtgttggggacacaagagacttcttgctttgtggttgcagggttgcatgagagggatatctttgacctcttcctccctgagttcgataaaccttgggtgatccacttaagggaaacttgctgctgttctacaaacctctgctcttggaggctcaacactgtctacaagaatagaagcacccgtagacatcaatcatcagaaattataggtacgttggagacgtatcatggcacaataaggaaccactttagtctttttaagtaCCCCCTCCattttttttaattgactcagatttagtacaactttgtactaaatttgagtcaattaaaaaggaacggagggagtagtagagatatttaagtagtagagataagtAGTAGAGATTTTCATTTTCCTAACATGAGCAGATAAGTGGATTCCACTCCACATCAGCAAAACAACACTGCCATGTGGGTCCCACCTGCCAATTTCCGTGTCAATTTGTTGTCAGTTGACGATTAATGCTTTTTGCGGAAATCTTGACAAAATGAAGTGGTTTTTTGCACCCGAAACATAAAATGCTATCAAAATAGACATTTAGCTGGAATTGTGGTGGTTCTATGCTAACAACTTGTGGGCCACGGACCACCCAGCCACGTCCGCCCCTGGTTCCGTCTCCACTCCACCATCTGCGCGCTAGTGGCGCAATGGGTCATCTATTAACACCAAGAAATGCACATACCCACAAGGCCACCGCTTCATCGCTCCCACTCTCAAGCGTTCTCACTCTCTCATTGTCTCGACGCAACAACACAAGACGTGACGACTGCCCCCTTCCAGTGACTCCCCTAGCCCCAACTACGGCGAGGATCTTCTCCGACCATGCCTCTCGGCCGCCACCTCAACGATCGTCCATTCCTCCCAGGCCCATTCCCCTGCCTCCATGTCGATGGAGGTAGAGGCACGTATACGAATATCATCTCTCTCGAATTCTCGACAACGGCCAACACACATGTCTTGGGTGGGTTCGCAAAGGCTCCCAGCCGGAGTGGATGTTTGATTCCCCTCCTCACCTCGCCTATGGCTTGAGGAGGCAATCGACGATGCCCTGCTGGAAGGTCCCCGCGTATTATTGGGCGCCAGTGTGTCCAAAATATACTTGTGCACTCGGGTCGGGCCGGGCCGACCAAACCCCGACGCAAAAAATCTTGGCCCGTGCCCGGCCCGACCCGACCGTCGAGCCGAAAAAGTTGGCCCAAGCCCGGCCCATCACATAGAAAGCCTGTCGGGCCTCAGTCTGTGGCGCTTCAGTAAATGGCATAAAATCACGGCCCGAGCCTGGCCCGGCCCAAGCGTGGGGCCAAAAAATCAGGCCCAGACCTGGCCCGGAGACATGGTTGGGTTGGGCTTGGCACGGGAAtttcgggccgggctgcccatggctaTGTATGGTCCAAAAACAGCGCTGAACCCactattagggcatctccaacagggAGACCCAAACCATccgcgcgcgtccggatgggtaaaACCATCACCCAATGTGTGGACCCAAACCAAAAACGGACTGCTACCGCGTCCGGAACGACCCAAAGCCAGCCCAAATTTGCGTGGTTTTTGGGGCGAGCCGGACGAGCGTGGGCGTGCTTTTCCATCCGCACATGTCCGTTCGTGGCCCATTTGGCAGTGACAAAAAAAAGTCTCATATCTTCTCTCTCCTCTATCCCTATCTGTTTGCTTTTTTGCCATGGATACCTCCATTCTTCCCGTCGGATTGGAGCTCGGCTAGCTAAGCTTCGTCGTCGCCCTCGCCTGGAGACTCCCGGCGCCGCCACCTCCTTTTTTTTCATCCCAGTTAGAAGTCGCCGGAGCCGAAATGGTCGTGGTGCCGCCGGACTTGACGCCGATGAGCCCGCCATGGCAGAGCCATGCCCACGCCGTGCCTCGCAGCGGCCGAGCCTCGCCACGCGGTGGCCTCGCGGGAGGCTCCCCGCGCCACCCTAGACGTGCCTCGCAGTGTATGGCTCACCTGCGTATGGCTCACCTGTGTGGAGGTAGCCGGGGCGGGGCTCGACGGGGCGTGGCTCACCTGCGTGGAGGTCGCCAGGGCGGGGGCGTGGCTCACCTGGGTGGAGGTCGCACAGGCGGGGGCGGGCGCGGAGGTCGCCGAGCCGGGCGAGCCGGGGCATAGCTCGCCACGCCACGACGAAAGTCGCCGGGCGGGCAAGCCGGCGTGGGTGTCTCGGCGTGGGGCGGGCGTCGGCAGCGGGGGTGGAGCGGGCCGTGCTGTCCATGCGCGCCTCGACGTCGAGCTGCGGCGGAGCACGAGCGGTGGCGGAGCCGGCCGCGCGAGGCATGGGCAAGGGAGTCGGCCACAGGCGGTGGTGGAGCCGGCCGCGAGGCACGGGCGGGGGCGCCGCCGGCCGCATCGGCCACGCGCGGGCACGGGCGAGGGCGAGCCCGTGCAAGAATTGCGGCTCGTGCCTCGCAGTAGGAGGTGGAGCGGGCACAGGCCACATGCACGGGCAGGGCAGGCACAGGCGGTGGCGGGGTGGCCGCCGTACGCGAAGGGGCCGAGCCCTACGCGAAGGGGCCGGGCCGGCACAGGGATACCGGCGCCGTTTGGGACGCTATCGGGTCgccagtggagatgctctaaacccaCTATTGGGATCGCAACCAAAAAAAGAATGTCGCAAGCACGTGTCCATATGAGCACAAACAGTCAGAGCACTCAACTGCTGCaagtgccaaacaaaaacaaaaacgtaaCGAACCAAgttatcaaaagaaaaaaaacgtaACGAACCAATTCAGGAAAAAAAAACGATGTCGCTTGGAGCATCGCCCGGGTCAACGCGACCGACATCTGAATCGCGCGTAGACTGTACGCAGTGTGAGTTCGAATTCATGTCGGAGACGGAGCCGCCTTCCGGTGGATTTAAGCCCGCGATTCGCCCGCGGAATCGAAACCCTAGCTCCCTCCTCCCGCCCGAGATCTCGATTGGATCGAAACCCTAGCTCTCGACAATCATCCTCCTGCGTTCCCGGTGATCGCGCGCGCGAGCTTTCCCTCCGCGGCGGACGACGATGTCGAGCGCGGCGGCGCCGTGGGCTCAGGCGCCTCACCTGCTGCAAGAGTTCGAGTTCTTCCTGGTCTTGGATTTCGAGGCGACCTGCGAGAAGGACAAGCGCATCTACCCGCAAGAGATCATTGAGTTCCCCTCCGTGCTCGTCGACGGCGCCACCGGCCGCATCCAGTCCGCCTTCCGCAGGTACGTCCGCCCTAAGTACCATCCCGTGCTGACTCCATTTTGCAGGGATCTCACAGGGATCAGTCAGGAGGACGTCGATGGAGGGGTGGATCTCGGGGAGGCGCTCCTGCTGCACGACCGCTGGCTgcaggcggcgacggcggggGCCAGGAAAGGCGGCAGCTTGGCCGTCGTGACGTGGGGTGATTGGGACTGCCGGACTATGCTTGAATCGGAGTGCGTTTTCAAGGGGATCGAGAAGCCGGCCTACTTCGATCGCTGGGTCAACCTCAGGGTTCCCTTCCAGGCGGTGATCGGGGGTGGAGGGCGGTTCAACCTGCAGGAGGCCGTCCGGGCTGCGGGGTTACAGTGGGAGGGCCGCCTGCACTGCGGGCTCGATGACGCGCGCAACACTGCTTCTCTTCTTGTGGAGATTATGCGGAGGGGCGCCAAGATCGCGATTACCGGCTCCTTGGCGCCGCTGCCGATCCAGCacaaggaggaggagcagcagcagcagcctcaCACAAGCCTGTGCGGTGGCGCCGCCGGGGCGTGCTACTGCGGAGTGGCCAGCAGAGGGAGCGTTGTAGCGATGCCAGGGCCCATGCAGGGTAGGTGCTACTGGGGGTGCGGCAACTGGACGCCCACCATGGGAGCCGTCTGCCCCTACTTCCTCTGGAGCAATTGAATCAGTTGCGCCTCCGGTTGAGATTTGAGGCTCAGTCTAGATGAGTGCTTGTAGTCAGAATCAATGGCAGCCTAGTTGACTCTTGGTGTGATTCGGCACTGGAATCAAATGTGACCCAGCTGCTATTAGCTTTGTTCATGTGTACTGTGAATGGGTCACCGAAACCTATGGCCCAGGGGAGTAGCTACCCTATGTAATTGGTGTCTGAATTATCAATATTAATAAAAGTTTTGATTTAATTATGACCCTTCTTCTCTACGAAATTCTTCAACATCGAGCCACGTCTGTCTTCTAATTTTCATCAGTTTGTGATTAAAATTAAATAATTGCTGACCAAAGTTAAAGGTGGAATCACTTGTATATATGCTACCACCGATGGTCTTGGATGAACATATTGCACTGCTCAAATCAGGTGGATCCAAAGCACATTTATCCTTTTCTGTTAATTGATATTAATGCTACCTCTAATTGGCGAAAAGAATCTAAAGATAATTCTGCAATTGGTATTTTGTGCTTGATTATGTTTGTAGTTCGGTAATTCCAATGGATTTGTAACCCCCTATGTTAATATTTAAATGCTTCCAGCAAGTATCTTTAATTAGTGAAGATGTCTTATGCACTAATTTCTTTGCATATTTCTGCAGTTTAGTCATTTCTTATACATACAGAACTCTTTAAgctttatttctttttctttgctatGACTTTGTTGTGCTTCGATATGTGCAGATTACAGTCACCTTACAAGCTGGCTGGCCATGGCAGCAAGGCCAAAGCGATAAAGACCTGATGAGTGCGCTTGCAAGATCAATAATCCTATTGTTTAACACACAGATTTGTACCTTGATGAGTGCGCTTGCAGATGCACAACTTGTTTTCTTCCAAAGCTGCTCATATAAGGTGTTTTTCTCTAGCTATCATAGATCTGATCATATAGTGGCATATATGTTTCTTGATCATGATTAATTACAACTGAAAACATTTGTTGCAGCTGAAAGTCAGTCCTTTTGTACCCTTGCATTGTGATAATTATTTACTCATGAATTATATTGATCTAAGAATCTGACTGCTGGATATATAGAGATGAGCAGTATTTTTAATTAATAAAAGAACGGTTTTACTCCGATTGGGCTTAATGTCACAGCAATATACTTGTTTCACTTCTTAGCAATCACTCTAGCTATATTTAATAGTGTTATCCTTTTAAGCACCTCATAAGTTATTACATCTAATTTGTCCTTAATCACTGGTACTATTTTCATTTCCCTTCCAACTTTCTGAAATCTATTTCATCTTGAATAAAAAGTGCGACGTACAGTGCTCTCAAATATAAGGTAGAAGTAGAAGCATAGATCTGCGAAATAGCATACTGCTCTCAAAGAACCTCTGACTCAGTGTTTTGATTCAGTAGGAATGCTTTTTAGATAATATAGGAGACTGGGAGGTTCCATTCTTTAGTCTCTCAGTGGCATTTTCTAGGGAGTTATCCGCTGTAAATTTCACATATTTGTCCAGAGGCCACAATCTCTCCAATGTGATCATGTGCTGTTACGACAAGTGATTAGTTATGAAAGTTCCCACATGCTTCT
This region of Lolium perenne isolate Kyuss_39 chromosome 2, Kyuss_2.0, whole genome shotgun sequence genomic DNA includes:
- the LOC127323454 gene encoding uncharacterized protein, yielding MSSAAAPWAQAPHLLQEFEFFLVLDFEATCEKDKRIYPQEIIEFPSVLVDGATGRIQSAFRRYVRPKYHPVLTPFCRDLTGISQEDVDGGVDLGEALLLHDRWLQAATAGARKGGSLAVVTWGDWDCRTMLESECVFKGIEKPAYFDRWVNLRVPFQAVIGGGGRFNLQEAVRAAGLQWEGRLHCGLDDARNTASLLVEIMRRGAKIAITGSLAPLPIQHKEEEQQQQPHTSLCGGAAGACYCGVASRGSVVAMPGPMQGRCYWGCGNWTPTMGAVCPYFLWSN